In a genomic window of Infirmifilum sp. NZ:
- a CDS encoding MFS transporter has protein sequence MENMLKRIDRSIAALLLLGFMTSLGNAVMNVVLQPYLKHLDLSPQDVGSLQLVMSASTALALVPSAYLADMHGRKRVALASLAFSAPGFLLVVLGDGAGPLYVGFALLGLGNALASVSLNPLLADVTPPEMLDSVASLSQILGLAGGSIGMALSWLPQLAASSLGGLVNAYRLFMLAGGVVSMASFPLLLAVRSRDVKGGKSFKLAFTRNTVLLSAVNAVTALGAGASVWMINYYFMLKFGVEAGELGSRMLAETLLMIPATSLAPVVSSRMGTLHAIVLMQAASIPLLLLTAWAPSFLASATAFTARSVLMNACNPLFWSLSMRLVGEEERSRYTMLSTLAWQLAGGFGSAIGGLLMGVNPDYPLYFTAIIYTAGVLLLYGLFKGKEG, from the coding sequence ATGGAGAACATGTTGAAGAGAATAGACAGGAGCATCGCCGCACTGCTATTACTGGGCTTCATGACTTCCCTGGGCAACGCCGTGATGAATGTCGTCCTTCAGCCCTACCTCAAGCACCTGGACCTCTCCCCCCAGGACGTCGGCTCGCTGCAGCTTGTGATGTCCGCCTCAACAGCCCTCGCCTTAGTGCCGTCGGCCTACCTAGCGGACATGCACGGCAGGAAGAGGGTAGCGCTCGCATCCTTGGCGTTTTCAGCCCCGGGCTTCCTGCTAGTGGTGCTCGGGGACGGGGCAGGCCCCCTGTACGTTGGCTTCGCCCTGCTCGGCCTGGGAAACGCGCTGGCCTCGGTTTCGCTGAACCCGCTCCTCGCCGACGTGACTCCGCCGGAGATGCTGGACTCCGTGGCGTCCTTATCCCAGATCCTCGGGCTGGCCGGCGGCTCGATCGGCATGGCTCTCTCCTGGCTGCCCCAGCTCGCGGCGTCATCCTTGGGTGGCTTGGTAAATGCCTACAGGCTGTTCATGCTCGCGGGCGGTGTGGTCTCCATGGCCAGCTTCCCGCTCCTTCTCGCTGTGCGGAGCCGCGACGTTAAAGGTGGCAAGAGCTTCAAGCTCGCCTTCACGAGGAATACCGTTCTCCTCTCTGCTGTGAACGCTGTGACAGCCCTCGGCGCTGGAGCGTCTGTGTGGATGATAAACTACTATTTCATGCTGAAGTTCGGGGTGGAGGCCGGCGAGCTCGGAAGCCGTATGCTCGCGGAAACCCTCCTAATGATACCCGCAACCTCACTAGCCCCGGTCGTCTCCTCAAGAATGGGCACGCTACACGCCATCGTACTTATGCAGGCCGCTTCGATCCCCCTCCTTCTGCTCACAGCTTGGGCCCCGAGCTTCCTCGCCTCCGCTACAGCTTTCACAGCGAGGAGCGTGCTTATGAACGCATGCAACCCGCTGTTCTGGTCGCTGAGCATGAGGCTGGTGGGCGAGGAGGAGCGCTCACGGTATACTATGCTGAGCACCCTCGCGTGGCAGCTGGCGGGGGGCTTCGGTTCGGCCATAGGAGGCTTGCTCATGGGCGTGAACCCGGACTACCCGCTCTACTTCACGGCAATCATTTACACGGCGGGCGTGCTCCTCCTCTACGGCCTCTTCAAAGGAAAAGAAGGTTGA
- a CDS encoding 4Fe-4S binding protein, translating into MPEVEVAEYPSSPAPEEIARRLGELDGLVVVGAWSPGDWLRIRGELRRIGARWNRVVYIDSQRDPAISGVSLDGLVRSHKAYLEASAEYIPVVVSEAGKTVSRREILKAGLGVFFTYTAMPEVRDAQCSSLKSCSLCLSSCPYDALSGKPPGVLEQKCVECGLCASSCPSGLLLVPAFPPVALRRLLYELKSSGAQGVVVTCPEGRTSVYSGGLKGAVVEVPCVAALRIHEYLFARQLGLNVVLHCPAELRAKCPRGRAVEEYLALVREAELITSSKEAKPVSGEKLPDIIAPLASGESSWVPLSRLPLFRVEVDAEACTLCGACEKACPTHALSLRHGEGYTLLFTHSDCIGCGTCVSVCPEKAVRLVRAANPALLSARSPIAVASSPEAHCRRCGAPIGPQARIVRIAEKLRKAGVSEAQVEKLWLCEKCKQESLADELKEFLERA; encoded by the coding sequence GTGCCCGAAGTAGAGGTCGCAGAGTACCCTAGCTCGCCGGCTCCCGAAGAGATCGCGCGGAGGCTCGGAGAGCTCGACGGCCTAGTCGTTGTCGGCGCGTGGAGCCCAGGGGACTGGCTGAGGATCAGGGGAGAGCTAAGGAGGATAGGTGCCAGGTGGAACCGCGTAGTCTACATCGACTCGCAGAGGGATCCGGCGATCTCCGGAGTCAGTCTGGATGGCCTCGTCAGGTCGCACAAGGCGTACTTGGAGGCATCGGCGGAGTACATACCGGTCGTCGTCTCGGAGGCGGGCAAGACCGTGTCGCGCCGCGAGATCCTGAAGGCGGGCCTAGGGGTGTTCTTCACGTACACTGCGATGCCGGAGGTTCGAGACGCTCAGTGCTCATCGCTGAAGAGCTGCAGCCTCTGCCTCAGCTCCTGCCCCTACGACGCCCTATCCGGGAAACCCCCGGGAGTCTTGGAGCAGAAGTGCGTGGAGTGCGGGCTGTGCGCCTCCTCCTGCCCATCAGGCCTCCTACTAGTCCCAGCCTTCCCCCCTGTAGCGTTGCGGAGGTTGCTCTACGAGCTGAAGTCGAGCGGCGCCCAAGGCGTTGTCGTGACGTGCCCCGAGGGCAGGACCAGCGTGTACAGCGGCGGTTTGAAGGGAGCGGTCGTTGAGGTACCGTGCGTGGCCGCACTGAGGATACACGAGTACCTCTTCGCCAGGCAGCTGGGGCTGAACGTGGTGCTCCACTGCCCGGCCGAGCTAAGGGCTAAGTGCCCCAGGGGCAGGGCGGTCGAGGAGTACCTCGCGCTGGTGCGCGAGGCCGAGCTCATCACGTCAAGCAAGGAGGCTAAACCGGTCTCAGGCGAGAAGCTCCCAGACATCATCGCCCCCCTGGCCTCCGGCGAGAGCAGCTGGGTTCCTCTCAGCCGCCTCCCCCTCTTCCGCGTAGAGGTGGACGCTGAAGCCTGCACGCTCTGCGGGGCATGCGAGAAGGCCTGCCCCACCCACGCCCTGTCTCTCCGGCACGGGGAGGGCTACACTCTCCTGTTCACCCACTCGGACTGCATAGGCTGTGGCACCTGCGTTTCGGTGTGCCCTGAGAAGGCGGTGCGCCTCGTGAGGGCCGCGAACCCCGCGCTGCTGTCAGCGCGCTCCCCAATCGCGGTGGCCAGCTCTCCGGAAGCCCATTGCAGGCGCTGCGGCGCGCCCATAGGCCCCCAGGCGAGGATAGTGAGGATTGCGGAGAAGCTGAGGAAGGCCGGCGTCTCCGAGGCGCAGGTGGAGAAGCTCTGGCTCTGCGAGAAGTGCAAGCAGGAATCTCTAGCAGACGAGCTCAAGGAGTTCCTCGAGAGGGCTTGA
- a CDS encoding ABC transporter permease, with translation MVSGLSVLFRKEFSDALRSRRFWVVVGIFLALYVTQVYFVYQNFRLLQTSTGVRLFLSIGQGIAEAVQLAAPLLGVALGFAAVSGERERGTLRLILARPVYRDTVVTSKMLAALAVTAFSMTAASLLAVATAAFLGVGMEAGDVLRLLVFTLLAVLYTMAYYSISLFISVLSRRSSHSLLLSLGVWAFFTIVLPIVATLVAYAVIGPPPLPANATALNVTQIGEAYANWTAKAISISFSMQFFSPNQRFSDIVNPIFGTRFTVRTEEGGRVTIGYEFGEFNPLEELARQWTGIAVLLLYPAVFLTASYMAFVARQEK, from the coding sequence ATGGTGAGCGGGCTGAGTGTTCTATTTAGGAAGGAGTTCAGCGACGCGCTGAGGAGCAGGAGGTTCTGGGTGGTGGTGGGGATATTCCTGGCGCTCTACGTGACACAAGTTTACTTCGTCTACCAGAACTTCAGGCTCTTGCAGACCTCCACTGGGGTACGGCTGTTTTTGAGCATAGGTCAAGGCATCGCGGAAGCCGTGCAGCTCGCCGCGCCTCTGCTGGGCGTAGCGCTGGGCTTCGCGGCCGTGAGCGGCGAGAGGGAGAGGGGCACTCTGAGGCTGATACTGGCCCGCCCCGTCTACCGTGACACCGTCGTGACCAGCAAGATGCTCGCCGCCCTGGCGGTCACCGCGTTCTCGATGACTGCGGCGTCCCTGCTCGCCGTCGCAACCGCCGCTTTCCTCGGCGTCGGCATGGAGGCCGGCGACGTCCTCCGCCTGCTGGTGTTCACCCTGCTGGCAGTACTGTACACGATGGCCTACTACTCGATCTCCCTCTTCATATCCGTCCTCTCTAGGAGGTCCAGCCACTCCCTGCTCCTGAGCCTCGGGGTCTGGGCCTTCTTCACGATAGTGTTGCCGATCGTCGCCACACTCGTGGCCTACGCAGTCATAGGCCCACCGCCGCTACCCGCTAACGCCACGGCGCTCAACGTGACTCAAATCGGTGAGGCCTACGCTAACTGGACCGCTAAGGCGATCAGCATCTCCTTTTCAATGCAGTTCTTCTCCCCCAACCAGCGCTTCAGTGACATCGTTAACCCAATCTTCGGGACGCGATTCACAGTTAGAACCGAGGAGGGCGGCAGGGTGACCATAGGCTACGAGTTCGGTGAGTTCAACCCGCTCGAGGAGCTAGCTCGGCAGTGGACGGGCATAGCCGTTCTGCTGCTGTACCCAGCCGTGTTCCTCACAGCATCCTACATGGCGTTCGTCGCTAGACAGGAGAAATGA
- a CDS encoding serpin family protein, which translates to MASESDYTESNLQAVVASSNLLAANLYRDVALKEGGNVFISPFSVYSALAILYEGARGNTAEEFRSSLGYPSVEVLRPNYAHLYNSLNSVSGVELATGNALWVQRGFDVLPEYSRVVEEFYGARAASLDFAGDPEGSRVTINRFIEEQTRGRIKDLIPPNFIDSWVRLVITNAVYFKGSWLYAFDKGKTSQASFRVSADRTVTVPMMCMEPSGKEFMYADLGDAQVLELPYTGGRLSMVVILPKGGLRELEKGLTRERLEGYLSSLRPEKLDRICLPRFELERKYLLNENLQSLGFRRVFQGDEADLSGIDGRRDLYVAWVIHQTYVRVDEEGTEAAGATAVGVKLTAYMPSKTFVADHPFIFLIRDRETGLVLFIGRVVDPTSK; encoded by the coding sequence TTGGCGAGCGAGTCCGACTACACCGAGAGCAACCTCCAGGCGGTCGTCGCTTCAAGCAACCTCCTGGCCGCGAACCTCTACAGGGACGTTGCCCTCAAAGAGGGTGGCAACGTGTTCATCTCGCCGTTCAGCGTGTACTCCGCGCTGGCGATCCTCTACGAGGGGGCCAGGGGCAACACAGCTGAGGAGTTCAGGAGCAGTCTGGGCTACCCCAGCGTCGAGGTTTTGAGGCCCAACTACGCCCACCTCTACAACTCCCTGAACAGCGTTAGTGGCGTGGAGCTCGCGACCGGGAACGCGCTCTGGGTCCAGAGGGGGTTCGACGTTCTACCCGAGTACAGCAGGGTGGTTGAGGAGTTCTACGGGGCTAGGGCGGCGAGCCTCGACTTCGCGGGGGACCCTGAGGGCTCCAGGGTTACGATAAACAGGTTCATTGAGGAGCAGACCCGGGGGAGGATCAAGGACCTGATACCACCGAACTTCATAGACAGCTGGGTCAGGCTTGTCATAACGAACGCGGTGTACTTCAAGGGCTCGTGGCTCTACGCCTTCGACAAGGGTAAGACCTCCCAGGCCAGCTTCAGGGTCTCCGCAGACAGGACCGTCACCGTGCCGATGATGTGCATGGAGCCCTCTGGGAAGGAGTTCATGTACGCCGACCTCGGGGACGCGCAGGTGCTCGAGCTACCCTACACGGGCGGGAGGCTGAGCATGGTCGTCATCCTGCCGAAGGGCGGCCTCCGCGAGCTCGAGAAGGGCCTGACGCGCGAGAGGCTTGAGGGCTACCTTTCCTCGCTCAGGCCGGAGAAGCTGGACAGGATTTGCCTGCCCCGCTTCGAGCTCGAAAGGAAGTACCTCCTCAACGAGAACCTGCAGAGCCTCGGCTTTAGGAGGGTCTTCCAGGGCGATGAAGCGGACCTCTCGGGCATCGACGGGAGGAGGGACCTGTACGTCGCCTGGGTTATCCACCAGACGTACGTTAGGGTGGACGAGGAGGGAACCGAGGCCGCCGGCGCGACGGCGGTCGGCGTAAAACTCACGGCTTACATGCCGTCGAAGACCTTCGTAGCGGACCACCCGTTCATCTTCCTCATAAGGGACAGGGAGACGGGGCTCGTGCTCTTCATCGGCAGAGTAGTCGACCCCACTTCAAAGTGA
- a CDS encoding class I SAM-dependent methyltransferase, with translation MHLQLGRLLLLALYRLAPQGIYGKTAGAIAPGRVLLDVGGASGRLAESIGGRYELSLVLDVDAAHFPRRRPAGVEFICASACYLPLRRESVDSAVFHDSLHHMDDPEKAIQEATEALRVNGKLYVFDFDRCGLAGRAILLFEKALGFPARLMTAEELERLISGLRVLSVRRGALSTLTLVAVKPSRGTP, from the coding sequence GTGCACTTGCAGCTCGGTAGGCTCCTGCTACTCGCCCTGTACAGGCTAGCCCCCCAAGGAATATACGGGAAGACGGCAGGCGCGATCGCTCCCGGGAGAGTGCTGCTCGACGTGGGTGGCGCCAGCGGGAGACTCGCCGAGAGCATCGGCGGCAGGTACGAGCTGTCCCTGGTGCTCGACGTGGACGCCGCGCACTTTCCGCGGCGCAGGCCGGCCGGGGTCGAGTTTATCTGCGCGAGCGCCTGCTACCTTCCGCTCAGGCGCGAGTCCGTTGACTCTGCCGTGTTTCACGACTCCCTGCACCACATGGACGACCCCGAGAAGGCTATCCAGGAGGCAACAGAGGCTCTGAGGGTAAACGGTAAGCTCTACGTCTTCGACTTCGACAGGTGTGGGCTAGCGGGCAGAGCTATCCTGCTCTTTGAGAAAGCACTCGGCTTCCCCGCGAGGCTCATGACGGCCGAGGAGCTGGAGCGGCTGATAAGTGGCCTGCGGGTGCTGAGTGTGAGGCGTGGAGCGCTTTCAACTCTCACCCTCGTCGCCGTCAAGCCCTCTCGAGGAACTCCTTGA
- a CDS encoding ABC transporter ATP-binding protein, with protein sequence MHVDLAVETQGLVKVYREGRSEVRALDGVDLRVPRGSVFGLFGPNGSGKTTLISILVGLLLPTSGTAKVLGLDAVRQSLEVRRKVGLLPEGFGFYEYMTALENLVFFGMLDGLPEAEARARAREVLELVGLGERANTRVSAFSRGMVQRLGIAQALLKDPELLILDEPTVSLDPDGVAQFRLLVRELARKGKTLMLSTHMLQEVGSVCTHAAIIRKGRILAQGSLEELTSQVRAYEVRVSAGAEALARELSSQPGVAAWLTGTVVRVAALREVEGDVESVAARCGARVEAVVRVSPTWEDAYRLHQGGTGW encoded by the coding sequence ATGCACGTGGACCTAGCCGTGGAAACACAGGGGCTGGTCAAGGTCTACCGGGAGGGCAGGTCGGAGGTAAGGGCGCTCGACGGAGTCGATCTCAGAGTCCCCCGGGGCAGCGTCTTCGGCCTCTTCGGCCCCAACGGCTCCGGTAAAACCACCCTCATCTCGATTCTCGTGGGCCTTTTGCTCCCGACCAGCGGCACAGCGAAGGTCCTGGGGCTCGACGCCGTGAGGCAGTCCCTCGAGGTGAGGAGAAAGGTGGGGCTCCTGCCCGAGGGGTTCGGCTTCTACGAGTACATGACCGCGCTCGAGAACCTCGTTTTCTTCGGGATGCTCGACGGCCTCCCAGAGGCTGAGGCTAGGGCCAGGGCGCGTGAGGTGCTCGAGCTCGTTGGGCTGGGCGAGCGGGCTAACACCAGGGTCTCCGCCTTCTCCAGGGGGATGGTGCAGAGGCTCGGCATTGCGCAAGCCTTGCTCAAGGACCCGGAGCTCCTGATCCTCGACGAGCCAACCGTTAGCCTCGACCCGGACGGCGTCGCGCAGTTCAGGTTGCTGGTGAGGGAGCTAGCGAGGAAGGGGAAAACGCTCATGCTCTCTACCCACATGCTCCAGGAAGTCGGGAGCGTGTGCACCCACGCCGCGATCATCAGGAAGGGGAGGATTCTGGCGCAGGGTAGCTTGGAGGAGCTTACGAGCCAGGTACGCGCCTACGAGGTCAGGGTGAGCGCCGGCGCAGAGGCGCTGGCAAGGGAGCTGAGCTCCCAGCCAGGTGTCGCCGCCTGGCTTACAGGCACCGTTGTGAGGGTTGCGGCGCTCCGCGAGGTCGAAGGGGATGTGGAGAGCGTTGCCGCCAGGTGCGGCGCGAGGGTTGAGGCTGTGGTGCGGGTGAGCCCGACCTGGGAAGACGCCTACCGCCTGCACCAGGGTGGTACGGGATGGTGA
- the metG gene encoding methionine--tRNA ligase — MTGKAFYVTTPIYYPNDVPHIGHAYTTVLADVLARWYRLNGYDVFFLTGTDEHGLKLQRAAEKVGKTPKEFVDSMVPVFKKYWSLLEIEYSRFIRTTDPDHEELVKKVFQRLYEKGYVYKGSYSGWYCVSCEKFYSEGEYVEQGGQKLCPIHGKPLEWVEEETYFLRLSAVQDEVLKIIESGGTVFPEAYAREVVGRIRKEGLKDVSVARPKTRVYWGVELPFDRDFVAYVWIDALLNYLTGIGFMRDDDSFQKYWPEAHHIIGKDILWFHSAIWFSVLRMLGLDPPKRLIVHAYIVNRGLKMGKSTGNVVMIDDLLERYKSADAVRYLLMRLLNLEKDVEFDQSLLDSIYNGELADTYGNLVRRAGVLALRKLGGRVPRADPDPGLAELASSTIKRVAELIAEVKVSEALTATFDLLREANSYMNRTEPWALDDPTRPLYNTLEALRVATNLLYPVMPVTSELVSRAFGFQLFPPAELAFGQVEEYRVAEAPILFQKVK, encoded by the coding sequence GTGACAGGGAAGGCGTTTTACGTGACGACGCCCATATACTACCCGAACGACGTGCCCCACATCGGGCACGCCTACACGACGGTCCTGGCGGACGTGCTGGCCAGGTGGTACAGGCTGAACGGCTACGACGTGTTCTTCCTGACGGGCACCGACGAGCACGGCTTGAAGCTCCAGAGGGCCGCCGAGAAGGTCGGAAAGACGCCGAAGGAGTTCGTGGACAGCATGGTCCCGGTGTTCAAGAAGTACTGGAGCCTCCTCGAGATAGAGTACAGCAGGTTCATCAGGACCACTGACCCCGACCACGAGGAGCTCGTGAAGAAGGTCTTCCAGAGGCTGTACGAGAAGGGCTACGTGTACAAGGGCTCGTACAGCGGCTGGTACTGCGTCAGCTGCGAGAAGTTCTACAGCGAGGGCGAGTACGTGGAGCAGGGTGGGCAGAAGCTCTGCCCCATCCACGGCAAGCCCCTGGAGTGGGTGGAGGAGGAGACGTACTTCCTCAGGCTCTCGGCCGTGCAGGACGAGGTGCTGAAGATCATCGAGAGCGGCGGAACGGTCTTCCCCGAGGCTTACGCTAGGGAGGTCGTTGGGAGGATCAGGAAGGAGGGGTTGAAGGACGTCTCCGTCGCCAGGCCGAAGACAAGGGTTTACTGGGGCGTCGAGCTCCCATTCGACAGGGACTTCGTGGCCTACGTGTGGATCGACGCTCTGCTCAACTACCTCACCGGGATAGGCTTCATGAGGGACGACGACAGCTTCCAGAAGTACTGGCCCGAAGCCCACCACATCATCGGGAAGGACATCCTCTGGTTCCACAGCGCCATATGGTTCTCCGTGCTCAGGATGCTCGGCCTCGACCCGCCGAAGAGGCTCATCGTACACGCCTACATCGTCAACAGGGGGCTGAAGATGGGCAAGAGCACTGGGAACGTGGTGATGATCGACGACCTCCTCGAGAGGTACAAGTCGGCCGACGCGGTCAGGTACCTCCTGATGAGGCTCCTCAACCTGGAGAAGGACGTGGAGTTCGACCAGAGCCTCCTCGACAGCATCTACAACGGGGAGCTGGCCGACACCTACGGCAACCTCGTCCGCAGGGCTGGCGTACTCGCCCTCCGGAAGCTCGGAGGCAGAGTCCCCCGCGCCGACCCTGACCCCGGCCTGGCGGAGCTGGCCAGCAGCACGATTAAGAGGGTCGCGGAGCTCATTGCAGAGGTCAAGGTGTCGGAGGCTCTCACAGCAACCTTCGACCTCCTCAGGGAGGCTAACAGCTACATGAACAGGACGGAGCCCTGGGCGCTCGACGACCCCACGCGGCCCCTATATAACACCCTGGAGGCGCTCAGGGTCGCGACGAATCTCCTCTACCCAGTCATGCCCGTGACGAGCGAGCTGGTGTCCAGGGCCTTCGGCTTCCAGCTATTCCCTCCCGCTGAGCTGGCGTTCGGCCAAGTAGAGGAGTACAGAGTCGCGGAAGCCCCCATACTCTTCCAGAAAGTCAAGTAG
- a CDS encoding PLP-dependent cysteine synthase family protein yields MASVEDLIGNTPLVRLRRIEPLSGGEVYVKLEYLNPTGSHKDRIALYMIRDAVERGLLEPGGTVVEASSGNTAISVAWLAGRLGYRAVIVLEEGTSPAKVAVIKALGAEVIFAPKVPRDHPDHMINVARRVAHERGGVFLAQYSNEANVRAHFETTGPEICRALGDRVGCFVMGVGTGGTIVGVSKYLKSVIGPRVKAVAVVPKGSPVAGGRGRGEEIEGLAVSTVPDILSRNRDLVDAVIEVSLREAVEWMLRLAREEGILGGVSTGANIAGVLRVAGECDGAIVTLAPDSMFRYASLLESSLGKNIL; encoded by the coding sequence GTGGCAAGCGTTGAGGATCTTATAGGCAACACGCCACTGGTCCGCCTCAGGAGGATAGAGCCCCTAAGCGGCGGCGAGGTGTATGTTAAGCTCGAGTACCTGAACCCGACCGGTAGCCACAAGGATAGGATCGCCTTGTACATGATCAGGGACGCGGTCGAGAGAGGACTCCTCGAGCCCGGCGGGACGGTGGTGGAGGCATCCAGCGGAAACACCGCGATCAGCGTCGCGTGGCTCGCGGGGCGGCTAGGCTACAGGGCTGTCATCGTCCTGGAGGAGGGCACCTCCCCCGCTAAGGTAGCGGTGATAAAGGCGCTCGGAGCCGAGGTAATCTTCGCCCCGAAGGTCCCCCGAGACCACCCGGACCACATGATCAACGTGGCAAGGCGCGTCGCCCACGAGAGGGGAGGCGTGTTCCTGGCCCAGTACTCGAACGAGGCGAACGTGAGGGCGCACTTCGAGACCACCGGGCCCGAGATCTGCAGAGCGCTGGGGGACAGGGTCGGTTGCTTCGTCATGGGCGTGGGGACCGGGGGGACGATCGTGGGTGTCTCGAAGTACCTCAAGAGCGTCATCGGCCCCAGGGTTAAGGCTGTGGCAGTGGTGCCGAAGGGCTCGCCGGTGGCAGGCGGCAGAGGGCGGGGGGAGGAGATTGAGGGCCTAGCTGTTTCCACGGTACCGGACATACTCTCCCGCAACCGGGACCTGGTTGACGCCGTAATAGAGGTCTCGCTCAGGGAGGCGGTGGAGTGGATGCTTAGGCTCGCGAGAGAGGAGGGAATCCTCGGGGGAGTATCCACGGGCGCGAACATCGCCGGCGTCCTCAGAGTAGCGGGGGAGTGCGACGGCGCAATCGTCACCCTAGCCCCCGACTCGATGTTCCGCTACGCGAGCCTTCTTGAAAGCTCTCTAGGAAAGAATATATTGTAA
- a CDS encoding HD domain-containing protein yields the protein MREVLASSEKVSRELLGDDFVHGFPHVERVMRFAERIASEVGNVDLDLLRVAVYLHDIGRKLGEPHAYYSARLAESLLREWGVGEREVKLIVNAIEYHSFSYARSRGVKPLSVEAMILSDADKLDALGVVGFLRVLVYGFETGRSVEDSLAHFEEKIFTLKSLLHFDASRRIAEELEARTRTAVSWLVEELAIKPKTV from the coding sequence GTGAGAGAAGTCCTGGCCTCATCCGAGAAAGTGTCCCGCGAACTACTCGGGGATGACTTTGTGCACGGCTTCCCCCACGTGGAGCGCGTGATGAGGTTCGCGGAGAGGATAGCCTCAGAGGTGGGCAACGTCGACCTGGACCTGCTCAGGGTGGCAGTCTACCTTCACGACATCGGCAGGAAACTCGGGGAGCCCCACGCCTACTACTCCGCTAGGCTCGCTGAGAGCCTGCTGAGAGAGTGGGGTGTGGGGGAGAGGGAGGTGAAGCTCATCGTTAACGCCATCGAGTACCACAGCTTCAGCTACGCCAGGAGCCGAGGCGTGAAGCCCCTCAGCGTGGAGGCGATGATCCTGAGCGATGCGGACAAGCTTGACGCCCTCGGCGTCGTCGGCTTCCTGAGGGTGCTGGTCTACGGCTTCGAGACGGGGCGGAGCGTGGAGGACAGCCTCGCCCACTTCGAGGAGAAGATATTCACGCTCAAAAGCCTGCTCCACTTCGACGCTTCCAGGAGGATCGCCGAGGAGCTGGAGGCGAGGACGCGGACCGCCGTGAGCTGGCTTGTCGAGGAACTCGCCATAAAGCCTAAAACTGTGTGA